A single window of Nicotiana tomentosiformis chromosome 1, ASM39032v3, whole genome shotgun sequence DNA harbors:
- the LOC104103201 gene encoding abscisic acid 8'-hydroxylase 4 has product MENNIACSIIYFLLFLLTALLFYISKKQIWKDIQKAKLPPGSMGWPYIGETLQLYSQDPNVFFANKQKRYGNIFKTHILGYPCVMLASPEAARFVLVTNAHLFKPTYPKSKEKLIGHSALFFHQGNYHSQLRKLIQSSLSPEALRKIVHDIEALVISSLESWSQNNQVINTFRLLKKFSFEVGILAIFGQLDAKYKEELNKNYSIVEKGYNSFPTNLRGTAYYKAMVARRKLNQILSEIIFERKEKKTVEKDMLGNLLNFKDKKGQTLTEGQIADNVIGVLFAAQDTTASALTWILKYLYDDQKLLEAVKAEQRAIYESNEEGNKPLTWAQTRNMSLTYRVILESLRMSSIISFTFREAVVDVEYDGYLIPKGWKVMPLFRNIHHNPEFFADPRNFDASRFKVAPKPNTYMPFGNGAHACPGNELAKLEMLILIHHLVTKFRWEVVASREAVQYSPFPIPENGLPSRFWKETRSLTDP; this is encoded by the exons ATGGAGAATAATATTGCTTGTTCCATTATTTACTTCCTTCTCTTTCTTCTCACAGCTCTACTCTTTTACATTTCAAAGAAACAAATATGGAAAGACATACAAAAAGCAAAGCTGCCTCCTGGTTCGATGGGCTGGCCGTACATAGGGGAAACTCTCCAACTCTACTCTCAAGACCCAAATGTCTTCTTTGCTAACAAACAAAAAAG GTATGGTAATATATTCAAAACGCACATTCTTGGGTACCCTTGTGTTATGCTTGCTAGTCCTGAAGCTGCCAGATTCGTGCTTGTAACTAACGCTCACTTGTTCAAACCAACTTACCCCAAGAGCAAAGAGAAGTTGATTGGCCATTCTGCTTTGTTCTTTCACCAAGGAAACTACCATTCTCAACTAAGGAAACTAATTCAGAGCTCGTTATCTCCTGAAGCTCTTCGTAAAATAGTTCACGATATTGAGGCCTTGGTCATTTCTTCCTTGGAATCATGGTCGCAAAATAACCAAGTCATCAATACATTCCGTCTGTTGAAGAAG TTCTCCTTTGAAGTTGGCATTCTTGCTATATTTGGTCAGCTGGATGCTAAGTACAAAGAGGAGCTTAACAAGAACTATTCCATAGTAGAAAAGGGCTATAATTCTTTCCCTACGAACTTGCGGGGGACTGCTTATTACAAAGCTATGGTG GCGAGGAGGAAGCTTAATCAGATACTTAGCGAAATAATCTTTGAAAGGAAGGAGAAAAAAACAGTAGAGAAAGATATGTTGGGTAATCTATTGAATTTCAAAGATAAGAAAGGGCAGACGTTAACTGAAGGGCAAATTGCCGATAATGTCATCGGAGTACTCTTTGCTGCCCAGGACACAACAGCTAGTGCTTTGACATGGATTCTCAAGTACCTCTACGATGACCAGAAACTTTTAGAAGCTGTTAAG GCAGAACAAAGAGCAATTTACGAATCAAATGAAGAAGGAAATAAGCCATTGACATGGGCTCAAACAAGAAATATGTCACTAACTTACAGG GTCATTTTAGAGAGCTTAAGGATGTCCAGCATTATATCTTTCACCTTTAGAGAAGCTGTGGTTGATGTAGAATACGACG GTTACTTGATTCCAAAAGGTTGGAAAGTCATGCCACTATTCAGAAACATTCATCACAATCCAGAATTTTTTGCTGACCCTCGGAATTTTGATGCTTCCAGATTTAAG GTTGCTCCCAAACCCAATACCTATATGCCATTTGGCAATGGTGCCCATGCTTGTCCAGGAAATGAACTTGCCAAATTGGAGATGCTGATTCTCATTCATCATTTGGTTACCAAATTTAG GTGGGAAGTCGTAGCTTCCAGAGAAGCGGTACAATATAGCCCATTCCCCATACCTGAGAATGGACTTCCATCTAGGTTCTGGAAGGAAACAAGAAGCCTAACAGATCCCTAG